One genomic window of Alkalispirochaeta americana includes the following:
- the ruvB gene encoding Holliday junction branch migration DNA helicase RuvB: MTSNDEHPLRPDFEEQDHRENELRPRLLEDFLGQEQIKANLRVFIQAARERQESLDHVFLSGPPGLGKTTLASIIAHEMGADLRVTAAPALEKPKDLAGILTSLQEGTVFFIDEIHRLKSSLEEMLYVAMEDYEIDWVIGQGPSARTLRVPLPRFTLVGATTRPGMVASPLYTRFGIPVRLDYYTQDELAAIIRRTSSILEIAIREEAVLLLADTCRGTPRVANRLVRRMRDFAQILGEGVITGAVVREGMERLNIDQYGLEEQDRQILRAIVEMYQGGPVGAETLAISVGEELDSLEVFYEPFLIQQGLLQRTARGRIATPRAYAVLGLPGDETGEDQRSLF; encoded by the coding sequence ATGACATCCAACGACGAGCATCCTCTGCGACCCGACTTCGAAGAGCAGGACCACCGGGAAAACGAGCTGCGGCCACGGTTGCTGGAAGACTTTTTGGGTCAGGAGCAAATCAAGGCGAATCTGCGTGTTTTTATCCAGGCGGCCCGGGAGCGGCAGGAATCGCTGGACCATGTTTTCCTCTCGGGGCCGCCAGGGCTGGGAAAAACCACCCTGGCCAGCATCATCGCCCACGAGATGGGCGCCGACCTGCGGGTTACGGCGGCGCCGGCTCTGGAAAAGCCCAAGGATCTGGCCGGTATACTGACGTCACTCCAGGAGGGGACGGTCTTCTTTATCGACGAGATTCACCGACTGAAGAGCTCTCTGGAAGAGATGCTCTATGTGGCCATGGAGGACTACGAGATCGATTGGGTGATCGGGCAGGGGCCCAGCGCACGCACCCTGAGAGTTCCTCTGCCGCGTTTCACTCTGGTGGGAGCAACCACCAGGCCCGGCATGGTGGCAAGCCCCCTGTATACGCGCTTCGGAATCCCTGTCCGTCTGGATTACTATACTCAGGATGAGCTCGCGGCAATTATCCGCCGCACCTCGTCCATCCTGGAAATAGCTATTCGGGAAGAAGCGGTTCTTCTTCTTGCTGATACCTGCCGGGGAACCCCCCGGGTGGCAAACCGTCTGGTCCGGAGGATGCGCGACTTCGCCCAGATTCTGGGTGAGGGAGTAATTACCGGGGCTGTTGTCCGGGAGGGGATGGAACGGCTTAACATCGATCAGTACGGTCTCGAAGAGCAGGATCGGCAGATCCTTCGGGCTATCGTGGAAATGTATCAAGGCGGGCCTGTAGGAGCTGAGACGCTGGCTATATCGGTGGGGGAGGAGCTGGACTCCCTGGAAGTTTTTTACGAGCCCTTTCTTATCCAGCAGGGCCTTCTTCAGCGTACCGCCCGGGGCCGGATTGCCACGCCTCGAGCCTACGCTGTACTCGGGCTTCCAGGAGATGAAACAGGTGAAGACCAGCGATCTCTTTTTTGA
- the queA gene encoding tRNA preQ1(34) S-adenosylmethionine ribosyltransferase-isomerase QueA yields MKTSDLFFDLPQELIAQEPPRERGASRLFLAHRATGGVEHRVMTDIIDAVAPGTVMVFNDSRVRRARVYARTVDTGSSQEFLLVEPRGENRWLAIGPNTKKQRLGRVFRFDPSGVTARISSVEPPYRELTFSQPVTDQWLEEHGHIPLPPYIHRSDSSDDAQRYQTVYARTVGSVAAPTAGLHFTRDMLQALGDRGVEIHFVTLHVGIGTFLPVRTEVLEEHKMHSERYSVSRETARAIGKAKDEGRPVLAVGTTAVRTLESAWNEALQRVEAGEDETGIFIYPGYRFRVVDQLFTNFHTPGSTLLALVSAFATPEDIKEWYRQAVEERYRFFSYGDAMLIR; encoded by the coding sequence GTGAAGACCAGCGATCTCTTTTTTGATTTACCCCAGGAACTGATCGCCCAGGAGCCGCCCCGGGAGCGGGGTGCGAGCCGCCTCTTTCTGGCTCACCGGGCAACAGGTGGTGTAGAGCATCGGGTCATGACCGATATCATCGACGCGGTAGCGCCCGGGACGGTGATGGTCTTCAACGATTCCCGTGTCCGTCGTGCCCGGGTCTATGCCAGGACGGTGGATACCGGTTCCAGCCAGGAATTTCTTCTGGTGGAGCCCCGCGGGGAAAATCGGTGGCTTGCGATCGGCCCCAACACAAAGAAGCAACGTCTGGGACGTGTCTTTCGCTTTGATCCCTCGGGGGTCACAGCACGGATCTCTTCTGTGGAACCACCCTACCGGGAACTCACCTTCTCGCAGCCTGTAACGGATCAGTGGCTTGAGGAGCACGGTCACATTCCGTTGCCCCCTTATATCCACCGGAGCGATTCCTCCGACGATGCCCAGCGATATCAGACGGTCTATGCCCGCACCGTGGGAAGCGTGGCGGCCCCCACGGCGGGGTTGCATTTTACCCGGGATATGCTCCAGGCCCTGGGGGATCGAGGGGTTGAGATCCACTTTGTTACCCTTCACGTGGGGATCGGCACCTTTCTTCCCGTAAGGACGGAGGTCCTTGAAGAGCACAAAATGCACAGTGAGCGCTACAGTGTCTCTCGGGAGACAGCCCGGGCGATCGGGAAGGCAAAGGACGAAGGACGGCCCGTCCTTGCTGTGGGAACCACGGCGGTGCGCACGCTGGAGTCTGCCTGGAACGAGGCTCTCCAGAGGGTGGAGGCGGGAGAAGACGAAACGGGAATTTTTATCTACCCCGGTTACCGATTCCGGGTGGTGGATCAGCTTTTTACCAATTTTCACACCCCCGGGAGCACCCTGCTGGCTCTGGTAAGCGCCTTTGCCACTCCTGAGGATATCAAAGAGTGGTACCGCCAGGCCGTGGAAGAACGATACCGCTTTTTTTCCTATGGCGACGCCATGCTGATCAGGTAA
- a CDS encoding coproporphyrinogen-III oxidase family protein: MNLIGGHLYIHIPFCRSRCDYCDFYTRCGVSEKRQNEVVEAISRQAEELLPLLLDETPSDYPPGQNGLPGQDGLSGSVPGASAPDTPASGGAPLATMYLGGGTPSALVPTARKKLFALVRRLGLAKEATLEANPEDITPQFLEEASQAGINRLSVGVQSLDAGALQRIGRKIDPDTVQRGIDLVHNHWRDAAGKQRRWSADIIAGIPGRNNSALQQDLEGVLAAGADHLSVYELTLEPETPLGRDLRRGTFRTAPEEEILAERAFLDHLLRGRGFSRYEVSSYALPDSESHHNCAYWQMRPYLGIGPGAVGTILSPSPRRLTNTRDLALYCSDPSRGLEIEEISPTDYLKEVIMMGFRTRRGISRRTFLDRFGAPLESFIPETLDRWKVPIPGAKEDRKEGDASEGWYRLAPRHWMLLDTFLREAFREINETGNAAR, encoded by the coding sequence GTGAACCTGATTGGTGGCCACCTCTATATCCATATCCCCTTTTGCAGATCCCGTTGCGATTACTGCGATTTCTATACCCGTTGTGGCGTCTCCGAAAAGCGTCAGAATGAGGTGGTGGAGGCAATTTCCCGTCAGGCTGAGGAACTCCTCCCGCTCCTTCTGGATGAAACCCCTTCGGATTACCCCCCCGGGCAGAACGGGCTACCCGGGCAGGACGGGCTGTCTGGCTCTGTCCCTGGTGCGTCTGCTCCGGATACACCCGCCTCGGGTGGCGCCCCTCTTGCCACGATGTATCTTGGCGGGGGCACGCCTTCTGCGCTGGTTCCCACAGCACGGAAGAAGCTCTTTGCCCTTGTGCGGCGTTTGGGTCTTGCCAAGGAGGCTACTCTGGAGGCAAACCCTGAAGACATAACGCCACAATTTCTGGAAGAAGCCAGCCAGGCAGGGATCAACCGCCTCTCTGTGGGAGTACAATCCCTTGACGCAGGGGCGCTTCAGCGAATCGGCCGGAAAATAGATCCCGACACTGTCCAGCGGGGTATCGATCTGGTGCACAATCACTGGCGAGATGCGGCAGGCAAACAGCGACGCTGGAGTGCTGATATCATCGCCGGAATCCCCGGCCGAAACAACAGCGCCTTGCAACAGGATCTTGAGGGGGTCCTTGCCGCCGGTGCGGATCATCTTTCGGTCTATGAACTCACCCTGGAACCGGAAACTCCCCTGGGTCGGGATCTTCGCCGGGGAACCTTCCGGACCGCTCCCGAGGAAGAGATTCTGGCGGAACGAGCCTTTCTGGATCACTTGTTGCGTGGTCGGGGGTTTTCCCGTTACGAGGTTTCAAGTTACGCCCTGCCTGATAGCGAGAGCCACCACAACTGTGCCTACTGGCAGATGAGACCTTACTTGGGGATCGGTCCTGGTGCGGTGGGAACCATCCTCTCGCCCTCACCACGCCGTCTTACCAATACCCGTGATCTGGCCCTCTACTGCTCTGATCCTTCCCGGGGACTGGAGATTGAAGAAATCTCCCCGACGGACTACCTCAAGGAGGTAATCATGATGGGCTTTCGCACGCGCCGGGGGATATCGCGCAGGACCTTCCTGGATCGCTTTGGGGCTCCCCTGGAATCGTTTATCCCCGAAACACTCGACCGCTGGAAGGTTCCCATCCCTGGGGCCAAAGAGGACCGCAAAGAAGGCGATGCAAGCGAAGGATGGTACCGCCTTGCCCCCCGGCACTGGATGCTTCTGGACACCTTTCTCAGGGAGGCCTTCCGGGAAATCAACGAGACCGGAAACGCTGCCCGATGA
- a CDS encoding YebC/PmpR family DNA-binding transcriptional regulator gives MSGHSKWATIRHKKGAQDAKRGKVFSKIIKEITIAARLGGGELESNPRLRTAITKAKGANMPKDNIDRAIKKGTGELGGADYVELSYEGYGPGGVAILIDALTDNKNRTAADVRSILAKNGGNLGENGCVSYLFNRKGVIAYSAERYSEDEIMEVALEAGADDVADSGGTIEVTTAPDDFEAVLEALGSAGFEHDMAEISRVPDATVSLDPEKTRKAIRLIELLDDHDDVQEVATNLDIPDDFDPEG, from the coding sequence ATGTCCGGCCATAGTAAATGGGCCACAATACGGCACAAAAAAGGCGCGCAGGATGCAAAGCGCGGAAAAGTTTTCTCAAAGATAATCAAGGAAATAACCATCGCCGCGCGTCTCGGGGGTGGCGAACTCGAGAGCAATCCCCGCCTCCGCACGGCTATAACCAAAGCCAAGGGCGCCAACATGCCCAAGGACAACATAGACAGGGCGATAAAAAAAGGAACCGGCGAGCTTGGTGGAGCCGATTACGTGGAGCTCTCCTACGAGGGCTACGGACCCGGTGGGGTTGCGATCCTGATCGACGCCCTGACGGATAACAAGAACCGCACCGCTGCCGATGTTCGAAGCATTCTTGCCAAGAACGGGGGAAACCTGGGGGAAAACGGCTGTGTCTCCTACCTCTTTAACCGCAAGGGTGTTATCGCGTACAGCGCCGAGCGGTACAGCGAGGACGAAATCATGGAAGTGGCCCTTGAGGCCGGTGCCGACGACGTCGCCGACAGTGGCGGAACAATTGAGGTAACCACCGCTCCCGATGACTTCGAGGCGGTTCTGGAAGCTCTCGGCTCGGCAGGGTTTGAGCACGATATGGCAGAAATATCGCGGGTTCCCGATGCCACGGTCTCCCTTGATCCTGAGAAAACCCGGAAGGCCATCCGGCTGATAGAGCTTCTGGACGATCATGACGATGTCCAGGAGGTCGCTACCAACCTGGATATCCCCGACGATTTCGATCCCGAGGGCTGA
- the ruvC gene encoding crossover junction endodeoxyribonuclease RuvC produces the protein MAVILGVDPGLASTGYGIIREAGGRLECLDFGVIKTSAHASSGERLETIYSVLSDLLRTHRPDYAGIEGLYFTKNVTSAIPVAQARGVVLLALAQFRLDAQEYTPQQIKQAVVGNGQADKEQVIQMVRVILGLKAPPRPDHAADALAAAVTRLHSCFGR, from the coding sequence ATGGCGGTAATCCTCGGCGTGGACCCGGGCCTTGCCTCGACGGGCTATGGAATTATCCGGGAAGCCGGGGGTCGTCTGGAATGTCTCGATTTCGGAGTGATCAAAACGTCGGCTCATGCTTCATCGGGTGAGCGTCTGGAAACCATATACTCTGTGCTTTCCGATCTTCTTCGGACCCACAGGCCGGACTATGCCGGGATTGAAGGGCTTTACTTCACAAAAAACGTCACCAGCGCCATTCCCGTGGCCCAGGCTCGGGGGGTGGTTCTTTTGGCGCTTGCCCAGTTTCGCCTTGATGCGCAGGAATACACCCCGCAACAGATCAAGCAAGCCGTTGTAGGAAACGGTCAAGCCGATAAGGAGCAGGTTATCCAGATGGTCCGCGTTATTCTGGGGCTAAAGGCCCCCCCTCGGCCTGACCATGCTGCTGACGCGCTTGCAGCCGCTGTTACACGCCTGCATAGTTGCTTTGGGAGGTGA
- the ruvA gene encoding Holliday junction branch migration protein RuvA encodes MFHSLTGRISGHQFPFLFLETGGIEWELEVSAATFQASLAAERSEPVRLLVYLQTREDLLKLFGFWTDSERQAFLQLITVPGIGPRQALKILSGTTVTQLTQFLEEEDLSSLTRIPGLGTKTAQKMILQLKGHLVREEPSGKASSPAPAGPLEELATALVDMGYDKGAVRKVLDRLYGELKSLSPPDGESSRKGSASAVTDQQEQELFRRAIRELSS; translated from the coding sequence ATGTTTCATAGCCTGACAGGACGGATCTCGGGGCATCAGTTTCCGTTTCTCTTTCTGGAAACTGGCGGTATCGAGTGGGAACTTGAGGTGAGCGCCGCGACCTTCCAGGCGTCTCTGGCCGCAGAACGAAGTGAGCCCGTCCGACTCCTGGTGTACCTGCAAACTCGCGAAGATCTCTTGAAACTCTTCGGATTCTGGACCGATTCAGAGCGCCAGGCCTTTTTGCAACTCATCACCGTTCCCGGCATAGGACCGCGCCAGGCCCTGAAAATCCTCTCGGGAACTACCGTAACGCAGCTTACCCAGTTTCTGGAAGAAGAGGATCTTTCGTCCCTGACCCGAATTCCGGGACTGGGGACCAAAACGGCCCAGAAGATGATTCTCCAGTTGAAAGGGCATCTGGTCCGGGAGGAACCTTCCGGCAAGGCCTCTTCACCCGCTCCGGCAGGTCCCCTGGAAGAGCTGGCCACGGCACTGGTAGATATGGGCTACGATAAAGGGGCGGTTCGAAAGGTACTGGATCGTCTCTACGGGGAGCTAAAAAGCCTGTCACCCCCCGACGGGGAGTCTTCCCGGAAGGGGAGCGCCTCGGCTGTCACCGATCAGCAGGAACAGGAGCTGTTCCGCCGGGCCATCAGGGAGTTGAGTTCATGA